The Rhodoflexus caldus genome has a window encoding:
- the ybeY gene encoding rRNA maturation RNase YbeY, whose protein sequence is MSKKVHFFTENIIFKLPSKKVYKEWVAHMVENVYNKKVGELNYIFCSDHYLHSINMQYLNHDTLTDIITFDNSEPGSNEISGDVFISIERVTENAQKYNKEMLNELARVMIHGVLHLCGFKDKNASDQKIMRKEEDNCLQILDNMLKAAAEAKAAAAMNQEN, encoded by the coding sequence ATGAGTAAAAAAGTGCATTTCTTCACAGAAAACATCATTTTCAAACTGCCATCCAAAAAGGTTTACAAAGAATGGGTGGCTCATATGGTTGAAAATGTGTACAACAAAAAAGTCGGTGAACTAAACTACATTTTCTGTTCCGACCATTACCTGCATAGCATCAATATGCAGTATCTGAACCACGACACTCTAACTGATATTATTACTTTTGATAATTCAGAACCGGGTTCCAACGAAATTTCAGGCGATGTTTTCATTAGTATAGAACGCGTTACTGAAAATGCGCAGAAATACAACAAAGAAATGCTGAACGAATTAGCACGCGTAATGATACATGGTGTACTTCACTTATGCGGATTTAAAGACAAAAATGCCAGCGACCAAAAAATTATGCGTAAAGAAGAAGATAACTGTCTTCAAATTTTAGATAATATGCTGAAAGCTGCTGCAGAAGCCAAAGCCGCTGCAGCCATGAATCAAGAAAATTAA
- a CDS encoding ATP-binding protein has product MNAVQQLRIPSIPENVRVVEQFIEELKEQLHINDDIYGNIMIAVTESVNNAIIHGNRSDHKKLVDLSMHIDDKKISFSIKDEGKGFNYNNLPDPTAPENLLQPGGRGIFIIKHLADEVEFLSQGSQVNLTFYLT; this is encoded by the coding sequence ATGAACGCAGTACAACAGCTACGCATACCTTCTATACCTGAAAATGTCAGAGTGGTAGAACAGTTTATAGAAGAGCTGAAAGAACAACTGCATATCAATGATGATATCTATGGCAACATCATGATTGCCGTAACAGAATCGGTTAATAATGCTATCATCCATGGCAACCGCTCAGACCATAAGAAGCTGGTTGATTTATCCATGCACATAGACGACAAAAAAATATCCTTTTCCATTAAAGACGAAGGAAAAGGTTTTAACTATAACAACCTGCCAGACCCTACTGCACCGGAGAACCTACTGCAACCCGGTGGGCGAGGAATATTTATCATTAAACACCTTGCCGATGAAGTTGAATTTCTATCGCAAGGCAGCCAAGTAAACCTGACATTTTATTTGACCTAA